The following coding sequences are from one Kosakonia sp. H02 window:
- a CDS encoding EAL domain-containing protein, giving the protein MGSLVREMKSIIVEIADKKILVTAEFRPIIDFTGKNILCYQVVARFFEANDTPDLPYPITAHIQDPVLVNHIADFIFDTLCQLAKKKETLCFSFTLPQQRLNDRDYLATLHHQCVSNDVRPERIEIAISKQITRHQLLASLPFLNQAKAYGFMLSLENASDGAERACDPELRPLFPAIQGYALHRSLTLSQLQLREDISE; this is encoded by the coding sequence GTGGGGAGCTTAGTCAGGGAAATGAAATCAATAATAGTCGAAATTGCAGATAAAAAAATTCTTGTGACGGCAGAATTTAGACCCATCATAGATTTTACCGGGAAAAATATTCTCTGCTACCAGGTTGTTGCCCGTTTTTTTGAGGCCAATGATACTCCCGATTTGCCATACCCAATAACCGCGCACATTCAGGATCCCGTCCTGGTTAACCACATCGCCGATTTTATTTTTGATACGCTTTGCCAGTTGGCAAAAAAGAAAGAGACGCTTTGCTTCTCTTTTACTCTGCCGCAACAGCGATTGAACGACAGGGATTATCTCGCCACGCTCCATCATCAATGTGTGTCAAACGATGTGCGTCCAGAGCGCATTGAAATAGCTATCAGCAAACAGATCACTCGCCATCAGTTGCTGGCCAGCCTGCCCTTTTTGAACCAGGCCAAAGCGTACGGTTTTATGCTCTCGCTTGAGAATGCCAGCGACGGCGCAGAGCGGGCTTGCGACCCCGAATTACGCCCTCTGTTCCCTGCCATTCAGGGATATGCGCTGCATCGGTCATTGACCCTTTCGCAGTTGCAACTGCGGGAAGATATTAGCGAGTAA
- a CDS encoding alpha/beta fold hydrolase, translating into MHTTPTMSFSDTGSGFPVLLGHSYLFDKSMWSTQIEALAKQFRVIAPDLWGHGESPALPAATSSMADLAADHLALMDSLNIGEFAVVGLSVGGMWGAELAALAPQRVKSLMLFDTFVGNETDEAREKYFAMLNAIDAAGTLPPPLLDYVVSQFYSRNANPADVQHLRTYLSSLSAQQLRSSIVPLGKLIFGRPDRMAILNAITCPAHVATGELDLPRPPVEGRLMAEKLGCEFTLIPQAAHISNRENPRVVTQLIIDFLTQHQ; encoded by the coding sequence ATGCACACAACACCAACGATGTCATTTTCAGATACCGGTAGCGGGTTTCCCGTTTTATTAGGACACAGCTATCTGTTTGATAAATCAATGTGGTCAACGCAGATTGAGGCCCTGGCTAAACAGTTTCGTGTAATAGCACCAGATTTATGGGGGCACGGTGAGTCGCCCGCCCTGCCCGCAGCAACGTCTTCGATGGCGGATCTCGCCGCCGATCATCTGGCGTTAATGGATTCCCTCAATATCGGGGAGTTTGCCGTGGTGGGTTTATCGGTCGGCGGCATGTGGGGAGCGGAGTTAGCGGCGCTGGCACCGCAACGCGTGAAATCGTTAATGTTGTTCGATACCTTCGTTGGCAACGAAACCGACGAAGCGCGCGAAAAATATTTCGCCATGCTGAATGCTATTGATGCGGCGGGCACGCTGCCTCCGCCACTGCTGGATTATGTCGTTTCGCAGTTTTATTCCCGGAATGCTAACCCCGCCGATGTGCAACACCTGAGAACATACCTCTCATCTCTCTCAGCGCAGCAATTACGCAGCAGTATCGTTCCGCTCGGAAAACTGATTTTTGGTCGTCCCGACAGAATGGCAATTCTTAATGCCATTACCTGCCCGGCACATGTCGCTACTGGCGAACTCGATTTACCGCGCCCGCCTGTTGAAGGACGGCTAATGGCAGAGAAATTAGGTTGTGAATTTACGTTAATTCCGCAGGCTGCGCATATCAGTAACCGCGAAAACCCGCGCGTTGTGACGCAATTGATTATTGATTTCCTCACGCAGCATCAATAA
- a CDS encoding GntR family transcriptional regulator encodes MTHRKSALVHVANRLAMDINTGEFQPGAWLKQVELAERYQCTRSDVRRALDQLVIERLVQHVPNRGYHVYTPNEQQRRNISSIRAILESASAADIVEHIQPQQLDNLRQCAELFDHYTQYGTLLQQYESNLAFHRALLAPCSNQDMIELIFELRSRVPSAALGQWNSHARIVQSSEEHFAMVAAIEHKDAPALEQLLRQHILQEDNPRRHG; translated from the coding sequence ATGACGCACCGCAAAAGCGCACTGGTGCATGTCGCCAATCGCCTCGCGATGGACATCAATACCGGGGAATTTCAGCCCGGCGCGTGGCTGAAACAGGTGGAGCTGGCTGAACGTTATCAGTGTACTCGCAGCGATGTGCGTCGGGCGCTGGATCAGCTGGTTATTGAACGCTTAGTTCAGCATGTTCCCAACCGGGGCTACCACGTTTACACGCCTAATGAGCAACAACGTCGTAACATTTCCTCGATCCGGGCGATCCTGGAAAGCGCGTCGGCGGCGGACATCGTGGAACATATTCAACCGCAACAACTGGATAATTTGCGCCAGTGCGCCGAGTTATTTGACCATTACACCCAGTACGGCACGCTGTTACAGCAGTATGAGTCCAACCTGGCTTTTCACCGCGCGCTGCTCGCCCCTTGCTCCAATCAGGACATGATCGAACTCATTTTTGAATTACGCAGCCGGGTGCCCTCTGCGGCGCTGGGGCAATGGAATTCCCACGCCAGAATTGTCCAGTCGTCTGAAGAGCATTTCGCGATGGTTGCCGCCATTGAACACAAAGATGCCCCTGCGCTTGAGCAACTCCTGCGCCAGCATATCCTGCAAGAAGACAATCCGAGACGGCATGGATAA
- a CDS encoding alpha/beta hydrolase, translating into MQGTDIKLNIEDAAVRGLALYYRGSTTIFSSQHDPRFQYCLYVPPGFDDDKTGYRLIVAMHGTGRSMVQYRDAFAEFARYNRCVVLAPLFPVGPLGDGNSHGFKYIIEQDIRYDQALLAMIEEVSTLLEYDFGRFLLFGYSGGGHFAHRFLYIHPEKLLGVSVGAPGSVTLLDDSKAWWPGIQNFEQIFGKPLNYSALREVAVQLVVGKVDLETWEITHKPGGRYYMPGCNDAGVTRIERNTALLNSLREHGVDAIQDIVPNVGHDGMKVLDQVKEFFLRVLQANR; encoded by the coding sequence ATGCAAGGTACTGATATAAAACTAAATATAGAAGATGCTGCCGTGCGGGGTCTGGCGCTTTACTACCGGGGCAGCACAACCATCTTTTCCAGCCAGCACGATCCACGTTTTCAGTATTGCCTGTATGTTCCGCCGGGTTTTGATGATGACAAAACCGGCTACCGCCTGATAGTCGCCATGCACGGCACCGGTCGCTCAATGGTGCAGTATCGCGACGCCTTCGCCGAGTTTGCCCGTTACAACCGCTGCGTTGTGCTGGCGCCGCTGTTTCCGGTTGGGCCGCTGGGCGACGGCAATTCGCATGGCTTCAAATACATCATCGAGCAGGATATTCGCTATGACCAGGCGCTGCTGGCAATGATCGAGGAAGTCAGCACCTTGCTGGAATATGACTTTGGCCGCTTTCTGCTGTTTGGCTACTCCGGCGGAGGACATTTTGCTCACCGCTTCCTCTACATCCACCCGGAAAAACTGCTCGGTGTCTCAGTTGGCGCGCCGGGGTCCGTTACGCTGCTGGATGACAGTAAAGCCTGGTGGCCTGGCATACAGAATTTTGAGCAGATTTTCGGCAAGCCTTTAAATTACAGCGCGTTGCGTGAGGTGGCTGTACAACTGGTGGTGGGGAAGGTGGATCTGGAAACCTGGGAAATCACCCATAAGCCCGGCGGTCGCTACTACATGCCCGGCTGTAACGATGCCGGTGTCACCCGCATTGAGCGCAACACGGCGTTGCTGAATAGCCTGCGGGAACACGGCGTTGATGCCATTCAGGATATTGTCCCTAACGTCGGTCACGACGGGATGAAAGTGCTGGATCAGGTAAAAGAATTCTTCCTGCGGGTTTTGCAGGCTAATCGCTGA
- a CDS encoding C45 family peptidase yields the protein MTQPFPLIEISGTPYERGCQYGEQAKARIHASVAIYGDQLNALHITQAQREDLINSFSAIIRDFDADYLDEMRGIAAASGVPLEAIVMINARTEVIAQARNLQRYATPHDDAIKDGCTGAVILPERSHHGKLIHGQNWDWRAECAESSVVVKIKREQGPDVLTFVEAGGLGRSGMNSAGIAITANYLRCERDYQQQGVPLSLIRRKALEQQHMALAMKVVATTPKSCSNNMILSTKAGFAIDFECAPDESFTLYPQNGLLVHANHWESLPARCKVREEGIDASPDSLYRAWRVSELLKGKEKLGEEEMKNAFFDDFGTPYSVCRPPRPGFSSDLSATVAMIVMTPADGVMDVAPLPALNRNFTRYTLD from the coding sequence GTGACGCAACCTTTTCCATTAATTGAAATTTCCGGCACGCCCTATGAGCGCGGCTGCCAGTACGGCGAACAAGCAAAGGCGCGCATTCACGCAAGCGTCGCCATTTATGGGGACCAGCTTAATGCCCTGCATATTACACAGGCGCAGCGCGAAGATCTCATCAACAGCTTCAGCGCCATAATCCGTGATTTTGACGCAGATTATCTTGACGAGATGCGGGGCATTGCCGCGGCGTCAGGCGTGCCGCTGGAAGCGATTGTGATGATCAACGCCCGGACCGAAGTGATAGCCCAGGCGCGAAACCTGCAACGCTATGCCACCCCCCATGATGACGCGATAAAAGACGGGTGTACGGGGGCGGTGATCCTGCCGGAACGCAGCCATCACGGGAAACTCATTCACGGGCAGAACTGGGACTGGCGAGCCGAATGCGCAGAGAGTTCCGTGGTGGTAAAAATCAAACGCGAGCAGGGGCCGGATGTCCTGACCTTTGTTGAGGCGGGGGGGCTTGGACGAAGCGGCATGAACAGCGCGGGGATTGCCATCACCGCCAATTATCTTCGTTGCGAGCGCGACTACCAGCAGCAGGGCGTTCCTTTGTCGCTGATCCGACGTAAGGCGCTGGAACAACAGCACATGGCGCTGGCGATGAAAGTGGTCGCCACCACGCCGAAATCCTGCTCCAACAATATGATCCTCAGTACTAAAGCGGGTTTTGCCATCGACTTTGAATGCGCGCCGGACGAGAGCTTCACCCTGTACCCACAAAACGGCCTGCTGGTACACGCCAACCACTGGGAGAGCCTGCCTGCGCGTTGCAAAGTGCGCGAAGAGGGAATTGATGCCTCGCCCGATTCGTTGTATCGGGCATGGCGCGTCAGCGAGTTGCTGAAAGGTAAAGAAAAGCTCGGCGAAGAGGAGATGAAAAACGCCTTTTTCGATGATTTCGGCACGCCATATTCCGTGTGCCGCCCGCCGCGTCCCGGCTTCAGCAGCGATTTATCCGCAACCGTAGCGATGATTGTCATGACACCGGCTGATGGGGTGATGGACGTAGCACCGCTTCCGGCATTGAACCGCAACTTTACACGTTACACGCTCGACTAA
- a CDS encoding ABC transporter substrate-binding protein yields the protein MKKFLTAVALLMPGLMAQAADNNVIRFALNQDIRSSQPGVNRDGNTDDVLMHVVEGLVGYREDGTVGPMLASSWDVSDEGKTYTFHLRDGVKFHNGDTMTAQDVVWSWKHWNDPKTQWRCLREFDGSGLIHVTDVSAPDNSTVVMKLAKPVALFLDTLARTDCGAAAVISPKSVASDGTWGSPIGTGPFVFGDWKHGEYVSLKRFADYSALPGKPDGFVGGKKALVDEVRFMAVPDAATVKAGLQSGAVDLAQVSPIDGIDLKKDPNIALEVAPNAQRHVMLIQTDDPLLKNVKLRQAIASALDSEQIALGTSQNMAHASNSNISVASAFYSNVQKQGYKYDPARTAQLLKEAGYKGQPLEIIANKRATVPSFDMAIIIQAMLQGAGINARVTTMEWATQLERYQSGRYQMMTFTYSARFNPALAFEQITGDKTKQKRKVWGDPQAIAMTDKLATLDDPAQIQALTDKLHQQMIADVPLIIFYPGLDIVAHRKAISGYKAWLAAAARLWNVSKA from the coding sequence ATGAAAAAGTTTTTAACTGCGGTAGCCCTGCTTATGCCGGGACTGATGGCGCAGGCGGCAGATAATAATGTGATCCGTTTCGCCCTGAACCAGGATATCCGAAGCAGCCAGCCGGGCGTTAACCGTGACGGCAACACCGATGATGTGCTGATGCACGTTGTGGAAGGCCTGGTCGGTTATCGTGAAGATGGCACCGTTGGACCGATGCTGGCTTCATCATGGGATGTCAGCGACGAGGGTAAAACGTATACCTTTCATCTGCGCGACGGCGTGAAGTTTCACAATGGCGACACCATGACGGCGCAGGACGTCGTATGGAGCTGGAAACACTGGAACGACCCGAAAACCCAGTGGCGATGTTTGCGTGAATTCGACGGCAGCGGCCTGATTCATGTGACCGACGTCAGCGCACCGGATAACAGCACGGTGGTGATGAAGCTTGCCAAACCGGTGGCGCTGTTCCTTGATACGCTGGCGCGTACCGACTGCGGTGCCGCTGCCGTTATCAGCCCGAAATCCGTGGCGTCAGATGGCACCTGGGGTTCGCCAATAGGCACCGGCCCCTTCGTGTTCGGCGACTGGAAACATGGCGAATATGTCTCTCTGAAACGGTTTGCGGATTACAGCGCCTTGCCGGGTAAACCAGATGGGTTTGTCGGCGGTAAAAAAGCGCTGGTGGATGAAGTGCGCTTTATGGCGGTACCGGATGCGGCGACGGTAAAAGCCGGTCTGCAATCCGGGGCGGTGGATCTGGCTCAGGTCAGTCCGATTGATGGGATCGATCTGAAAAAAGACCCGAATATCGCTCTTGAAGTGGCACCGAACGCCCAGCGTCACGTCATGCTGATTCAGACTGACGATCCGCTGCTGAAAAACGTCAAGCTGCGCCAGGCGATAGCTTCTGCGCTGGACAGTGAACAGATAGCGCTGGGCACCAGCCAGAATATGGCTCACGCATCAAACTCTAATATTTCTGTGGCCTCGGCGTTTTACAGCAATGTGCAGAAGCAAGGGTACAAGTACGATCCGGCACGCACCGCGCAGTTGCTGAAAGAGGCGGGTTATAAGGGGCAACCGCTGGAAATTATCGCCAATAAACGCGCCACGGTACCGAGCTTTGACATGGCGATTATCATTCAGGCGATGTTGCAAGGAGCGGGAATCAACGCCCGTGTCACCACCATGGAGTGGGCGACGCAACTGGAGCGTTATCAGTCCGGCCGCTATCAGATGATGACCTTCACCTATTCCGCGCGCTTCAACCCTGCGCTGGCATTCGAGCAGATTACCGGCGACAAAACCAAACAGAAACGCAAGGTATGGGGAGATCCGCAGGCGATTGCGATGACCGATAAGCTCGCCACCCTCGACGATCCGGCGCAAATCCAGGCTCTGACCGACAAACTCCATCAGCAGATGATTGCAGATGTTCCGTTGATCATCTTCTATCCGGGGCTGGATATTGTTGCGCACCGCAAGGCGATTAGCGGCTATAAAGCCTGGCTGGCGGCAGCGGCGCGGCTGTGGAATGTCAGCAAAGCCTGA
- a CDS encoding ABC transporter permease produces MLQFLLTRILTAIPTLLLVTVLVFLLTRLVPGDPALLMLGDMATENSLADLRHSMGLDQGMVQQFIIWFGNVLQGNFGHSIQSGQDVLPLILQRFGVTLSVVLMAIVIASLLAVPAGMLAAWKQNSSLDTGLVMFSTFLLSIPSFWMGLLILLLFGLQLGWLPVVGYVSLSDNLKAGVLYLLMPVMTLVLVEVGALVRMMRASTLEVLRLDYVSHARAKGLRERTVLSRHVFPNAFGPTWTLIGLTLGNLLSGVAVTETVFSLPGLGRLLVDAIYARDYPVIQGCMLFIATLYVLTNLLIDALYPLFNPRVSA; encoded by the coding sequence ATGTTGCAGTTCCTGCTTACCCGTATTTTGACCGCCATTCCCACCTTATTGCTGGTGACGGTGCTGGTCTTTTTGCTCACCCGCCTGGTGCCGGGCGATCCGGCGCTCCTGATGCTGGGCGATATGGCGACGGAAAACAGCCTTGCTGATTTGCGCCACAGCATGGGGTTGGATCAGGGCATGGTTCAGCAGTTCATTATCTGGTTCGGCAACGTGTTGCAGGGGAATTTTGGCCACTCGATTCAGAGTGGTCAGGATGTCTTACCGCTTATCCTGCAACGTTTCGGCGTGACGCTCAGCGTGGTGCTGATGGCGATAGTCATCGCCTCGCTGCTGGCCGTGCCCGCCGGGATGCTGGCGGCGTGGAAGCAGAACTCTTCGCTTGATACCGGGCTGGTGATGTTTTCCACTTTTTTGCTCTCCATTCCCAGCTTCTGGATGGGGTTGCTTATCCTGCTGCTGTTCGGCCTGCAACTGGGCTGGCTGCCGGTGGTCGGGTATGTCTCGTTAAGCGATAACTTAAAAGCAGGGGTTTTGTATCTGCTGATGCCGGTGATGACGCTTGTGCTGGTGGAGGTCGGGGCGCTGGTGCGCATGATGCGCGCCAGTACGCTGGAAGTACTGAGGCTGGATTATGTCTCCCATGCCCGGGCCAAAGGGCTGCGCGAGCGTACTGTCCTGTCGCGTCATGTGTTCCCGAATGCCTTCGGGCCGACATGGACGCTGATTGGTTTAACGCTTGGCAACCTGCTCAGTGGTGTCGCGGTGACGGAGACGGTTTTCAGCCTGCCTGGCCTTGGGCGCTTGCTGGTTGATGCTATCTATGCCCGCGATTACCCGGTTATCCAGGGCTGTATGTTGTTTATCGCCACGCTTTATGTGCTGACCAATTTGCTGATTGATGCGCTTTATCCGCTCTTTAACCCGAGGGTATCCGCCTGA
- a CDS encoding ABC transporter permease, whose protein sequence is MKRRIALAPNALLGMLLLGVIVLAGVVGFFWTPFDPGRINILARLEAPGSHYLLGTDEYGRDVLSRLLAGASASMTISLVTVSFALLAGIVLGLISGYLRGVVDRVIMMVTDTLLAFPGILLALGLLSILGNNRYGIILALGLAYTPSVVRIVRGTVMGLREADFVAAARIMGHNELTILRRHVLPNCLAPLTVLATSMLGWVLISESALSFLGLGVPPPEPTWGNMLAASRSYLAQAPWLALLPGGCISLALLGVNMLGDALRDYLDPRMH, encoded by the coding sequence ATGAAAAGACGAATTGCGCTCGCGCCGAATGCGCTTTTGGGGATGCTGCTGCTTGGCGTCATTGTGCTGGCCGGTGTGGTCGGCTTTTTCTGGACGCCGTTTGACCCAGGACGGATCAACATCCTGGCGCGCCTGGAAGCTCCCGGTAGTCATTACCTGCTCGGGACGGATGAATATGGCCGCGATGTCCTCAGCCGCCTGCTCGCCGGAGCCAGCGCCAGTATGACCATTTCGCTGGTGACGGTAAGTTTCGCGCTGCTGGCGGGTATTGTGCTGGGGCTTATCAGCGGCTATCTGCGGGGCGTGGTGGATCGTGTCATCATGATGGTGACCGACACGCTGCTGGCCTTTCCCGGCATTCTGCTGGCGTTGGGGCTGTTGAGTATTCTTGGCAATAACCGTTACGGCATTATTCTCGCGCTGGGGCTGGCCTATACCCCCTCGGTGGTGCGCATTGTGCGCGGAACGGTGATGGGGCTGCGCGAAGCCGATTTTGTCGCCGCCGCACGGATAATGGGACATAACGAACTGACTATTCTGCGCAGACACGTTCTGCCAAATTGCCTCGCGCCGCTGACCGTGCTGGCGACGTCCATGCTTGGCTGGGTGTTGATTTCTGAAAGTGCGCTCTCGTTTTTAGGTCTTGGCGTGCCGCCGCCGGAACCCACCTGGGGCAATATGCTGGCAGCAAGCCGCAGCTATCTGGCGCAGGCCCCCTGGCTTGCGCTGCTGCCGGGAGGCTGTATCTCTCTGGCGTTGCTGGGCGTGAATATGCTTGGCGATGCGTTACGTGATTATCTTGATCCGAGGATGCATTGA
- a CDS encoding ABC transporter ATP-binding protein, translated as MNNQTPLLQVTNLRVSAAERDVVKGISFSLAPREVLAVVGESGSGKTLAMRALIKLLPAGISSQAGSLIFDGQDLQQLSPEQLRNLRGAGIGMVFQEPMTSLNPAMTIGRQLDEGLVLHSQLTERERREKIIAMLERVGLTDAANLLGRYPHEFSGGMRQRVMIAAVMLLEPKLIIADEPTTALDVLVQHEVMELMLSLTAEKGSAVILISHDLSMVARYASRIMVMEQGELVEQNDSQRLLADPQHPYTRRLLEALPVRQPAPDRQRLLAAESVIALTDVEITYTGRKAWFRPASVTKAVQGVSFNVRAGETVALVGASGSGKTTIGKLIAGMLKASNGTLAFRGHLVATSDKKLVSTWRRECQMIQQDPFSSLDPRMYIAQILEEPLLLVETMNRSAREQRVREVLDEVGLGAMFLTRYPHQLSGGQRQRVAIARAIIRRPAFIIADEPTSALDMTVQKQILQLLKRLQEHYGFACLFITHDLGAVEQVADRILVMEKGVLVESGWSDDVLDNPRHPYTQRLLRCLPVLKPLTQGGYQLQQQPA; from the coding sequence ATGAACAATCAGACGCCATTATTGCAGGTCACTAACCTGCGGGTCAGTGCGGCGGAGCGTGATGTCGTGAAAGGCATCTCCTTTTCCCTGGCACCGAGAGAAGTGCTGGCCGTGGTCGGGGAATCAGGCAGTGGTAAAACTCTGGCGATGCGCGCCTTGATCAAACTGTTGCCTGCGGGGATCTCCAGCCAGGCAGGATCCCTGATATTCGACGGCCAGGATTTGCAGCAACTGAGCCCGGAGCAACTGCGGAACTTGCGCGGCGCGGGCATTGGCATGGTGTTTCAGGAGCCAATGACCTCCCTGAACCCGGCGATGACAATCGGCCGTCAGCTTGATGAAGGGCTGGTTTTGCATAGCCAACTGACGGAGCGTGAACGGCGCGAAAAGATTATTGCCATGCTGGAGCGCGTCGGTTTAACGGATGCCGCGAATCTGTTGGGCCGTTATCCTCACGAGTTTTCAGGGGGAATGCGCCAGCGCGTGATGATTGCCGCCGTGATGCTGCTGGAGCCGAAACTGATTATTGCCGATGAGCCGACGACAGCGCTTGACGTACTGGTTCAGCATGAAGTGATGGAGTTGATGCTGTCGCTGACGGCCGAAAAGGGAAGTGCGGTGATCCTTATCAGCCATGATTTATCGATGGTGGCGCGTTACGCCTCGCGCATTATGGTGATGGAGCAGGGCGAGCTGGTAGAGCAGAACGACAGCCAGCGCCTGTTGGCCGATCCTCAACATCCTTATACCCGACGGCTGCTGGAAGCCTTGCCGGTGCGCCAGCCCGCCCCGGATCGGCAACGGTTACTGGCAGCGGAAAGCGTGATCGCCCTGACCGATGTCGAGATTACTTACACGGGGCGTAAAGCGTGGTTTCGTCCGGCTTCGGTAACGAAAGCGGTGCAGGGGGTGAGTTTTAACGTCCGCGCGGGGGAAACGGTCGCGCTGGTCGGTGCGAGTGGTTCAGGTAAAACCACCATCGGTAAACTGATTGCTGGCATGTTAAAGGCCAGCAACGGGACACTGGCGTTTCGCGGGCATCTGGTGGCAACGTCGGATAAGAAGCTGGTGTCAACCTGGCGTCGTGAATGCCAGATGATTCAGCAGGATCCGTTCTCCTCACTCGATCCGCGGATGTATATTGCGCAAATTCTCGAAGAGCCGCTGTTGCTGGTGGAAACCATGAATCGCAGCGCCCGCGAGCAGCGAGTGCGTGAAGTGCTTGATGAGGTGGGGCTGGGGGCCATGTTTTTGACCCGTTATCCGCATCAGCTATCGGGCGGGCAACGCCAGCGGGTGGCGATCGCCCGGGCAATTATTCGCCGTCCTGCATTTATCATTGCGGATGAGCCCACCTCCGCGCTGGATATGACTGTACAAAAACAGATCCTGCAACTGTTAAAACGGCTCCAGGAGCATTACGGATTCGCCTGCCTGTTTATCACTCACGATCTCGGGGCGGTCGAGCAGGTTGCAGACCGTATCCTGGTTATGGAGAAAGGCGTTCTGGTGGAGAGCGGCTGGAGTGACGACGTTCTCGATAACCCGCGTCATCCTTATACGCAGCGGCTACTGCGCTGTCTGCCGGTGCTGAAGCCGCTGACTCAGGGCGGGTATCAGCTACAGCAACAGCCGGCATGA
- a CDS encoding helix-turn-helix transcriptional regulator, with amino-acid sequence MRNIPLSDVDQVNRAVLAISTDYPPETLLLPHTHRRAQFLYGISGLMEVETDDGAWVIPPYSGVWIPAGKRHQVLMRGVSTRSLYIEKTLPVRNGNQCEALIVSPLLHQLLLASEDIPALYDENERAGHILRLAIDELRSASALPLFAPLPQDERLSMLCRAFLRTPYITTSAEEWAHQLNCSPRTFSRFFRQQTGTSFGKWRQQACLMAAVTRLSCGESVTSVALGLGYDSPGAFSSMYRRQTGAAPGTHRRTT; translated from the coding sequence ATGCGCAATATCCCGCTTTCAGACGTTGATCAGGTGAACCGAGCCGTTCTGGCTATCAGCACGGATTATCCGCCAGAGACATTACTTCTTCCCCATACACATCGTCGGGCACAGTTTCTGTATGGGATTAGTGGCCTGATGGAAGTGGAAACTGACGACGGCGCGTGGGTGATCCCCCCTTATTCCGGGGTATGGATCCCCGCTGGGAAACGGCATCAGGTGCTGATGCGTGGCGTGAGTACCCGCAGCCTCTATATTGAGAAAACACTGCCGGTACGTAACGGGAACCAATGTGAAGCGTTAATCGTGTCGCCATTGCTTCATCAGTTACTGCTGGCAAGCGAGGACATCCCCGCGTTGTATGATGAAAACGAACGGGCGGGACACATCCTTCGTCTTGCCATAGATGAGCTACGATCGGCGTCAGCCTTGCCGCTGTTTGCACCGCTACCGCAGGATGAACGGTTGTCCATGCTATGCCGGGCGTTTCTGCGAACCCCGTATATCACCACGTCTGCTGAAGAATGGGCTCACCAGCTCAATTGCAGCCCCAGAACATTCTCCCGTTTTTTTCGCCAGCAGACGGGAACCTCTTTTGGCAAATGGCGTCAGCAGGCATGCCTTATGGCCGCCGTAACGCGTCTCTCATGTGGAGAAAGCGTCACCAGCGTGGCTTTGGGGCTGGGCTATGACAGCCCTGGGGCCTTCTCCAGCATGTATCGTCGCCAGACAGGGGCCGCTCCGGGCACCCACCGGCGAACCACATAA
- a CDS encoding sulfite exporter TauE/SafE family protein, whose translation MFWFLLAAFGIISGVTTVLFGFGGGFVAVPLLFALTTLSYPPGSLIGQSAMHIAVATSTAAMMFGAGLATFKRHREGKLQWGIIRPLLIPVAIGAIAGALLAVAVSGAWIQWVFVAYLGITVLDNVLRPGFMHKSTGHFRPMSPRANIVIGLGIGLIAAFLGVGGSVLSVPVMRRRGASMAQASALANPVSLPMAVAGSLVYVVLAWQGKSLGSGFVGYINLPALSLLIAGSWCGIRLAAPLLHKIPDVVYARMYILLLVLMFFVMLAP comes from the coding sequence ATGTTCTGGTTCCTGCTTGCAGCATTCGGCATTATTTCGGGGGTGACCACCGTACTGTTCGGGTTTGGTGGTGGTTTCGTCGCGGTTCCCCTTCTGTTTGCGCTCACCACGCTGTCGTACCCCCCAGGATCGTTAATCGGGCAGTCGGCGATGCATATTGCCGTTGCAACGTCCACTGCCGCCATGATGTTCGGGGCGGGTTTAGCCACGTTTAAGCGTCACCGGGAAGGCAAATTACAGTGGGGAATTATTCGGCCACTGTTGATACCTGTTGCGATAGGGGCCATAGCAGGGGCGCTGTTAGCGGTTGCCGTTAGCGGAGCCTGGATCCAATGGGTTTTTGTCGCCTACCTTGGCATCACCGTCCTGGATAATGTATTGCGTCCCGGGTTTATGCACAAATCCACAGGTCATTTCCGGCCAATGAGCCCCCGGGCAAACATCGTTATTGGCTTGGGTATTGGTTTGATCGCCGCGTTTCTGGGCGTCGGGGGCAGTGTATTAAGCGTTCCGGTTATGCGCCGCAGAGGCGCATCCATGGCCCAGGCGAGTGCGCTTGCCAATCCGGTGTCGTTACCCATGGCGGTGGCCGGATCGTTGGTTTACGTTGTTCTGGCCTGGCAGGGCAAATCATTAGGCTCGGGTTTTGTGGGGTATATCAATTTGCCCGCGCTCTCTCTGCTGATTGCAGGCTCATGGTGTGGGATCCGCCTGGCCGCGCCTCTTCTGCATAAGATCCCTGATGTTGTGTATGCGCGAATGTATATCCTGTTGTTAGTTTTGATGTTTTTCGTGATGTTAGCGCCCTGA